The genomic DNA TTTGATTGAACAGCAGGAGAAAAACGGAATGACAGGAATGGAAGATATGATAAGTGACGGTACTGCTCCCAAGCCGGATAACTATAAAAATTTTGTTGTCGATGAAAAGGGGATTACCATTATTTTCAATCCATATCAGGCAGGACCTTATGCAGTTGGTGAACAGAGAGTTTTTATTCCCAAAATTGATATATCAGGATATGTAAATTCCGGCGGTCCATTATCATTCTGGTGGAAATAAGGTGAGTGTGGTTATTCATATAAGTTCAGTCATTACCAATGGAAGTAAAGTTCTCATGGTTAAGGAAGGCAAGCAGGTAAGTTACGGTTTATATAATTTCCCGGGCGGACATCTTGAGCCGAATGAAAATATTCTGGAGGGAGCTTATCGTGAAATAAAAGAGGAAACATCGGTTGAAGCAAAGATAGATTACTTAATAAATATTCTTGTTACAAAAGGTGAAACAACATATATCAATTTTGTTTTTCATGCTGAATATATAAACGGAGAAGCAATACCACAGGAAGGTGAAATTCTCGAATGCAGATGGATTGAAATAAATGATTTGATAAACGGATTTGATGGTGAGTTACTAAATAAAGAAAAGAAAATGAAAGTCCTTAGAGATTATCTTGAAGGTAAAAGAACTGAACTTGAAGTTCTTGTAAACTACTAAGCTACCTTCTCTACTAATAAAACTGATTTTAATTTTTCCAGTTGCTCTTTTGTCCCCAGAGCAATGATGTTCATTTTTTCCTGAACGATTGTACCAAGGTCGGGATTTACATGAAACTTACCATCTTCAGATTTTAATCCGATTATCGTCGCTCCCGTTTGTTTCTTTACTGAAATATCTTTTATAGTTTTATTTTTATATTCGGGTTTTATATCTCCATGCTGAAATTCTTCGAATGAAAAAGATACTCCCGCCTGTCCAGTAATTAAAGCAATAAATTCCATTATGTCGGGTTTGGTTACAAGTGTAGCCATATGTGTGCCGCCTATTCTTTCCGGCATAATTACATTGTTTGCTCCTGCGCGTTTTAATTTTGATTCGGATGATTCATCCGATGCGCGGCTGATGATAGTTATATCTGGATTCATTTCGCGCGCAGTTAATACAACGTAAACGTTATCAGGGTCAGTCGGTAAAGTTGTTATCAGTGCCTTGGCATCTTTTATTTTCGCTTTTATCAGCACGTCATCATTTGTTGCATCTCCGTCTATGAATAAATAACTTTTCAATTCTTTTATGTATTCAAGTCTCTCTTCGTTGCTTTCGATAATTATAAATGAACGGTTCTCCTTCACAAGCTCTTCGCATACCTGTTTGCCGTTTCTTCCGAATCCGCAGACAATTACGTGATTCTTCAGATCATTTATTTGCTTATTCATGGTATAGTTCTTTAAAAGTTTTATTATTTCTCCGTCAACAAGAAAAGATGTGATGGTTGAAATCCCGTATAATACAGTTCCGACAGATGATATTAAAAGCAACGATGTAAATACTCTGCCGATGGGGGAGAGTGCATGTACTTCCTGAAATCCCGTTGTAGTAATAGTTATTGTAGTCATGTAGAACGAGTCAAGCAAAGAATAATTCTCGATGAGTATGAATCCAATTACACCGATCAAAAAATTAATAGCTATAAGAAAAATAGCAAGCAGGACTCGTTTGAAATAAAAAAATTTAAGGCGGGAGTTTCGTCGCAAACGGTTGAATGAAAAAATCTTATTGAGTACAGAGTTAACCATACATATTGGGGTATGGTTAAAAATAAAAATTTATATTGTTATTTGAACGTAAGAAATTTTTACATTATGATTGTTCAGAGCTGAAATAAGGAAGAAATTTTTTATGAAGCATCTTTAAATGATCATCCATAGCTCTTTTATATTTACAAGGGTCTAAGTCACCAACTTTATTTATAGGCATTAAATGAATATGTAAATGCTCTTCACCGAAGCCTTCGACTGCAAGTCCTATTTTCTTTGCCTTAGTTACAGCTTTTAAATTTTTAGAAAGCTTTTTGGCAAGCTTCATTATTTCAGTGTAATCCGGTTCTTCTAAATCAAAAATATATTCAGAATGTTTCTTCGGAATAATCATAAAATGCCCTTCCTGAATAGGGCTTATATCAAGAAAAGCAAAAAATTTTTCATCTTCGTATAGCTTGTATGAATTTAATTCGCCTTTGGCAATTCTACAGAACTTACAATTTTCCATAATTTTTTCTTCTTCCTTTAAAATATGAAATGATATCGGCAATTTAAATCCAATGTTCATTTTTAAAAATTATATTTAATGTATGAAAGAACTAATTGTATTTGATCTTGACGGAACACTTGCAGAAAGTAAATTTCCAATAGATTCTGAAATGGCAAAATTATTAAGGGAGCTATTAACTGTTTTGAAAGTGGCTATAATTTCAGGAGGGGCTTTTGAGCAGTTTGAAAAACAGTTCCTTGCAAATCTTCACGCAGATGAAAATCTCAAAAATCTTTTCCTTCTACCTACCTGCGGTACAAAGTTTTATAAATATGAATCCGGATGGCAAAAATTATACTCGGAGGATTTTACAGAAGAAGAAAAAAAGAAGATTACCGATGCGTTAACTAAAGTCGCTTCTTCAGAAGTTAAGATTGAAAAAACATGGGGAGAGCAGATTGAAGACAGAGGAAGCCAGATAACATTTTCAGCTTTAGGTCAGCATGCGCCTAACGATGAGAAAAGTAAATGGGACCCGGATTTTTCTAAAAGGAAAAAAATGCAGGCAGAACTTGGCAAAATTATTCCCGAGTTTTCAGTCCGCTTAGGCGGAATGACTTCAGTAGATGTAACAAAACCCGGAATTGATAAAGCTTACGGGATAAATAAACTCAAAGAAATTTTAAATATTCCAATAGATAAAATGATTTTTGTGGGAGATGCTATTTTTCCGGGAGGGAATGATTATCCTGCCAAAGAAGCAGGTGTGCTATCAATTCAGGTTAAAGGTCCGGCAGAAACAAAGCTGGTAATAACATCTGTTATTGCGGCTTTTTAGCATTAAATTACAGTTGCGATTTTCTTCTTCCTTTAAAGTAAAAAACGATATTTGTAAATTATTTGTTCTAATATTGAAATCCAATAATTTAATACA from Bacteroidota bacterium includes the following:
- a CDS encoding NUDIX domain-containing protein → MSVVIHISSVITNGSKVLMVKEGKQVSYGLYNFPGGHLEPNENILEGAYREIKEETSVEAKIDYLINILVTKGETTYINFVFHAEYINGEAIPQEGEILECRWIEINDLINGFDGELLNKEKKMKVLRDYLEGKRTELEVLVNY
- a CDS encoding potassium channel protein; amino-acid sequence: MIGVIGFILIENYSLLDSFYMTTITITTTGFQEVHALSPIGRVFTSLLLISSVGTVLYGISTITSFLVDGEIIKLLKNYTMNKQINDLKNHVIVCGFGRNGKQVCEELVKENRSFIIIESNEERLEYIKELKSYLFIDGDATNDDVLIKAKIKDAKALITTLPTDPDNVYVVLTAREMNPDITIISRASDESSESKLKRAGANNVIMPERIGGTHMATLVTKPDIMEFIALITGQAGVSFSFEEFQHGDIKPEYKNKTIKDISVKKQTGATIIGLKSEDGKFHVNPDLGTIVQEKMNIIALGTKEQLEKLKSVLLVEKVA
- a CDS encoding HIT family protein, which produces MNIGFKLPISFHILKEEEKIMENCKFCRIAKGELNSYKLYEDEKFFAFLDISPIQEGHFMIIPKKHSEYIFDLEEPDYTEIMKLAKKLSKNLKAVTKAKKIGLAVEGFGEEHLHIHLMPINKVGDLDPCKYKRAMDDHLKMLHKKFLPYFSSEQS
- a CDS encoding HAD-IIB family hydrolase, with translation MKELIVFDLDGTLAESKFPIDSEMAKLLRELLTVLKVAIISGGAFEQFEKQFLANLHADENLKNLFLLPTCGTKFYKYESGWQKLYSEDFTEEEKKKITDALTKVASSEVKIEKTWGEQIEDRGSQITFSALGQHAPNDEKSKWDPDFSKRKKMQAELGKIIPEFSVRLGGMTSVDVTKPGIDKAYGINKLKEILNIPIDKMIFVGDAIFPGGNDYPAKEAGVLSIQVKGPAETKLVITSVIAAF